ATGCATTGATGACGATTCCTCCGCCGGCGATGATCTCGAAGCCTACGATGAGAGCCAGGGCCGCTCCGAATCCCGCTCCCGAGGAAATACCCATGGTGTATGGGTCGGCCAATGGGTTCTTCAGCATACCCTGCATGGTGGTTCCCGCGATTGCGAGACCGACACCGGCCAGCATGGCTGTGAGCACCCTTGGGAGCCTGACTTCCGCAGCAATATGGTACTTTGTTATATCCGGAGGTTCAGCACCTGATATCCAATACCAAATGTTCTCATAAACCTCAGTAAATGTGATGGTATAGGAACCGATAGTTATGGCGTACAATGCCGTAATTATCAGCAAAATTGTGGCGATTATGATGAAAAGAACCCTGTGACGAATAAGCTTTGAGTAGGACTCGCGGAAACGAACGGCCTCCTCTTTGCTCTTAATCATAGCAAGGACGTCTTCTGACGGGCTGCCTTTTTCGGTCATTTCACCATTTGGACTGTTTCCATCCATGGTATCGAACTCTGATTCAATAAGTTGGATATATAGTCCATTATGATTGGCGGAGAAAGATTACCTGTATAGGACATTAGTCATAATCAATTGACTAATCTGGCAGACAGGTTGTAATTCGAACCTGAAACAGTGAATTTCACCACTTTGCACAGGTCGCCTATGTAGAAAAGATACTCGACATCCCCTATCGATATCGACCATAAATCGTAAAGGGTCCCGTCCAATGATTCCTGACCTCTGTATGAATACATGCTAAGAGGGCGATCATTGATGTCGAAGAACAATCCGACGCTGTTCTTGACCGTATGGCTGGCGGATGTGGCCTCGTATACGAATTGGTACAGGTACTCCCCTGCAGACTCTGGCCTATAGCTCGATTCCGCGCTACCTTCGCATTCCTCTCCAAACAGGATTCCAGTAACCTCGTACTCATGGGAATGGTCATGAGGATCTGGATTGTTGAACATGGCCATTTCGTACATGGCAAAGATCAGTATAGAGCCCATCATCATAACCATGACAAGCGCTATTGCGGTTGACTTGTTGCCGAAGCCACCTTCCATATTACCTGCAGCATCATCAACATAAAAAGAGCCTGCGTTCAATCAAAACCAAATCCATCCATCTTCTACAATAAATACGAAAATCCCGCTACGCATCACATGGACCTCCTAATCAGCAAGGAAAAAGCCACCACACTCACACAGTTGGAGCACGATTTAGCGGATAGGAAAATGGCCACGGTAATCCTCTTCGAGGGAGAGGGCGGTATGGCCATGTCGCACATCGTGAACCAGATAGTTGCGATTTTTGAGCCAAGGAACATCAAATACCATTGCGTGAGCAACGCCAAGCTCCCATGGATCCAATACTGTCTCCTCAATATCGCACCAAAAGGCACCATTTCAATCTTCGACAGAGGATGGTACACCGGAATCCTTTCTGACAAGGAGAGCAACCTCTCCCACAACATCAATCTCGCCAACTCGTTCGAGAGGTATCTGTACAACAACGGCGTCAATGTGATCAAGATCTTCCTGAACTTCGATGAGGACAAGCTGAAGAAGCACAAGAAATCCTATCCGGTGACTCTGGACGGCGAGGACGATGTCTTCAACGATCTCGGTCATATCAAAGAGTTCAACGTTTCCAAGAACAAGATCAGCAACCTCCTCGACCAGACCAACAGCAAGTACGCGACTTGGGATATCATCGATATGGGCGACTACAAGGATACCGTCAAGAAGATCGCCGACCTTATCGAATTCAGATTCAACGACCTCCTTAAGATGCCCCGCCATCCGGAGAAGTTCGACATCATCGAGGCCTGCCCCAATCCCAGGGAGAAACTGGACTTCACGAAGACCATGAGCAAGGATGATTACGAGAAGAAGCTTGCAAAGCTTCAGAAGAAGCTTGCTGAACTCCAAATAAAGCTGGCCAAGAGCGACAAGTCGATGGTTCTGGTCTTCGAGGGATGGGATGCCGCTGGAAAGGGAGGATGCATCAAGAGGGTCACCCAAGCTCTGAACCCTCGCGGTTACAAGACATTCCCTGTCCCTGCCCCTACGGCCGAGGAGAAATCCCACACACACCTCTGGAGATTCGCCAAGAGCGTACCGGACCCGGGGAAGATAGCGATCTTCGACAGGAGCTGGTACGGCAGGATGATGGTGGAGCCCATTGAAGGATTCTGCAGCGAGCTCGAATACTCCCGCGCAGCGGGGGAGATCAACCTCTTCGAATCCTCGCTGGCCAAGAGCCATGTGATCTTCATCAAGTTCTGGATAGACATCACCAACGAGGAACAGCTCAAACGCTTCAATGACCGTGCTGCCGATCCCCTCAAACAATGGAAGCTGACCGATGAGGACTGGCGCAACAGGGAGAAATGGGAGGTCTATGAGAAATACGTCAACAGCATGATCAAGCAGACCAACACCAGTTATGCTCCTTGGGTCGCTGTTGAATGCGTGGACAAGAGGTACGGAAGGATCAAGGTCCTCCAGACCATAGTCGATACTCTCAAGAAAGAGCTCGATTGAAACATAAAAATGGGGGTTCGACCCCCATAGTTTTTTACTTCAGCTGCCAGCAGCCGTTGTGTTCTATGAACCACTGCTGGGAACGGAGCGCCTTGCCATCCTTCTTGACAGGGACGTAGGTTCCGTCCTCCTTCAGCTCCTTGGCCTTCACGTTGTCCGCGAAGTGGATGTCCAGGATGTTCTCCTTGATGGACTTCATGAGATCCTTATCCAGAACAGGGAACAGGACCTCGATTCTTGCCAGAAGGTTCCTTGGCATCATATCCGAGGATCCCATGTACATCTCGGGCTTGCCGTTGTTGTGGAAGTAGTAGATCCTCGAGTGCTCCAGGAACCTGTCGACGATACTGATGACGCGGATGTTCTTGGATACATCCGAGATTCCGGGGCGGAGACAGCAGAGTCCCCTGATGTTCAGATCTATCTTGACACCGGCGTTGGATGCCTTGTAAAGGGCTGCGATGATATCCTGGTCGATGAGTCCGTTGGCCTTCATGATGATGTGGCCGTTTCCGTTGGACTCATGGCATTTGATCTCCGTATCGATCTTCTTGAGGAGCGATGCCTTGAGAGTTGCAGGGGCTACGAGCAGGTGGTTGTACTTCCTCTGTCCGTAGTATCCGGTTAGCGCGTTGAACAGTTCGCTGACGTCCTCTCCGATCTCCTTATTGACCGTGAGGAACGATATGTCGCCGTACTGCTTGGCAGTACTGACGTTGTAGTTACCTGAGCTGAGGTGGGTGTATGTGACGAGATGTCCATTTTCCAGCCTGACTACCTGGAGCAGCTTGGAGTGGACCTTGAGATTGACGGGGCCGTACACCACATGCACTCCGATGGCTTCCAGGTCCTTCGCCCATTTGATGTTGCGGTCCTCATCGAACTTCGCACGGAGCTCCATCAGGACGGATACGCTCTTCCCGTTCATCCTGGCGGCCTTCAGGGCCTCGAATATAGATGGATCTGTTCCCAGTCTGTAAAGGCAGATCTTGATGCTCTGGACGTTGGGATCCATAGCGGATTGCCTCATGAACCTGACGATGTTGGCGAACGACTCGTACGGGTGGTAGAGGATCCTGTCCCTCTTCTTAATCCACTCGAAGATGTCGCCATCCTCCTGAAGATCGGTGGGCGTCGTCTGTATGAGCGGCTTCTCCTTCAGAGAAGGACGGTCTATGGCGTACAGCTGCCAGAGGCTGGAAAGGGCAAGTGCATCCTTGGTGGTGATGACTTGCTCATCAGATAGGTTGAGGTTCCTGAGGAACCTTGACTGCATGTTCTTGGGCATGGACGATTCAGTGATCATGGCAACGGGGTAACCCATATCCCTTCCGTTGATGCTCTCCTCCACAGCATCCATGAGATCGCATGCCTCATCGATCGTGATCTTGACATCCGCATTCCTAATGATGCAGAACGAGTACGCACCGAGGATGGTCATTCCGGGGAACAGCAGATGCGCGGAGTCCTTGATGACAT
The nucleotide sequence above comes from Methanomassiliicoccales archaeon LGM-RCC1. Encoded proteins:
- the ppk1 gene encoding polyphosphate kinase 1, which produces MSTKIDLYDKKYYINREMSWLEFNQRCLDEANNSDNPLLERVKFLAICYNNLNEFLMIRMPGLLSKTPSIAQSAPDYINNDKIIGMVSERMNKLYSDYEVCWKSLRKLLAKEKIRIKRIDELTDEQLECVRKFYKERVHMMLTPLALDISHPFPFISNNSVNVAFRLRGEENGVVYARVKVPDTLNRFVRVTAGKSKLEYVLLEDVIKDSAHLLFPGMTILGAYSFCIIRNADVKITIDEACDLMDAVEESINGRDMGYPVAMITESSMPKNMQSRFLRNLNLSDEQVITTKDALALSSLWQLYAIDRPSLKEKPLIQTTPTDLQEDGDIFEWIKKRDRILYHPYESFANIVRFMRQSAMDPNVQSIKICLYRLGTDPSIFEALKAARMNGKSVSVLMELRAKFDEDRNIKWAKDLEAIGVHVVYGPVNLKVHSKLLQVVRLENGHLVTYTHLSSGNYNVSTAKQYGDISFLTVNKEIGEDVSELFNALTGYYGQRKYNHLLVAPATLKASLLKKIDTEIKCHESNGNGHIIMKANGLIDQDIIAALYKASNAGVKIDLNIRGLCCLRPGISDVSKNIRVISIVDRFLEHSRIYYFHNNGKPEMYMGSSDMMPRNLLARIEVLFPVLDKDLMKSIKENILDIHFADNVKAKELKEDGTYVPVKKDGKALRSQQWFIEHNGCWQLK